Proteins co-encoded in one Candidatus Cloacimonadota bacterium genomic window:
- the bamD gene encoding outer membrane protein assembly factor BamD, producing the protein MKYPLILIILILLLSACAQNRSTLTTEEKLAKADELYELGKYTRAADLYGDVYFERQSASSARALLRQADCLFKANKFAEARLLYQEFSDSFPTHAEVSTAVFRYAVCLFEESLGPQYDQTETIQSIDAFRRFLEKYPKSELYADAIDYIQKAQYKLIEKRFRTGYIYYKMKDYSSALMYFKEVAELGNTDRLDRESLYYSALLLYKQKLKDQAAVEYDRLKTKYPDSKEAKKLAKYFK; encoded by the coding sequence ATGAAATATCCCCTGATCCTGATTATCCTGATCCTGTTGCTCTCTGCCTGCGCGCAGAACCGGAGCACCCTCACCACCGAGGAAAAACTGGCCAAGGCCGACGAACTTTACGAACTGGGAAAATACACCCGCGCCGCGGACCTCTATGGCGATGTTTACTTCGAGCGCCAGTCCGCTTCCTCTGCCCGCGCCCTGCTGCGCCAGGCCGATTGCCTCTTCAAGGCCAACAAATTCGCCGAAGCCCGGCTCCTTTATCAGGAATTTTCGGATTCCTTCCCCACCCATGCCGAGGTATCCACTGCTGTTTTCCGTTACGCTGTCTGCCTTTTTGAGGAATCCCTCGGCCCTCAGTACGACCAGACCGAGACCATCCAGTCCATCGATGCCTTTCGCCGCTTCCTGGAAAAGTATCCAAAAAGCGAACTCTACGCCGATGCCATCGATTACATCCAAAAAGCGCAGTACAAGCTGATAGAGAAGAGGTTTAGAACCGGCTACATCTACTATAAGATGAAAGATTACAGCTCCGCCCTGATGTATTTCAAGGAAGTGGCCGAACTTGGCAACACAGACCGCCTCGACCGCGAATCCCTTTATTATTCTGCCCTTTTGCTCTATAAACAGAAACTGAAAGACCAGGCCGCGGTCGAATATGACCGTCTGAAAACCAAATACCCCGATTCGAAGGAAGCAAAAAAACTGGCCAAGTACTTCAAATGA
- a CDS encoding transcription elongation factor GreA, which yields MDLSILITPAGMEAIQRRIQKLMGERPEVVKAVMVAREFGDLSENAEYKAAREKQRQIDGEIDHLRRRCSHLKVIDIDSIPKDKARFGCVCQTRDTANGEEITFQIVGVDELNFHNREGIQPVSVLSPIGNALLGKKAGEIAVVKAPMGERTLEILNIS from the coding sequence ATGGACCTCAGCATTCTGATAACCCCCGCTGGCATGGAAGCAATTCAGCGCCGCATACAAAAGCTGATGGGCGAACGCCCCGAAGTGGTGAAGGCCGTGATGGTCGCCCGCGAATTCGGCGATTTGAGCGAGAACGCAGAATACAAGGCTGCGCGTGAAAAACAGCGCCAAATCGACGGTGAAATCGACCATTTGCGCCGTCGCTGTTCGCACCTGAAAGTTATCGACATCGACTCCATCCCCAAAGACAAAGCCCGCTTCGGCTGCGTTTGCCAAACCCGCGACACTGCCAACGGCGAGGAAATCACCTTCCAGATCGTGGGTGTGGATGAGCTTAACTTCCACAACCGAGAAGGCATCCAGCCGGTTTCCGTGCTGTCGCCCATCGGAAACGCCCTGCTTGGCAAAAAGGCCGGCGAAATCGCCGTGGTGAAAGCACCTATGGGCGAACGGACCCTTGAAATCCTGAATATATCCTGA
- a CDS encoding aminopeptidase, which yields MKATKNKAKNTLTYERKNFWKEASAAKIREAQAFAGPYKEFLNKAKTERETVLWTEALLKANKFQPLTAAKAGKRVYSIFRGKTIAMAVIGSEPVSHGVNMVAAHVDAPRVDLKQNPLYEDKNSDMACMRTHYYGGIKKYQWVSTPLALHGVIVKADGSLLNVCIGEDEGDPVFIIPDLLPHLARKEQYTKNLADAIDASRMNLIFSGMQEPDKEEKEALKAYALKLLNKKYGIVEQDFISAELQLVPATPARDAGFDASMVVGYGQDDRICAYAGLQAMLANLDAKPKRTMVVYFSDKEEVGSQGNTGAQSVFIQDFVASLLRHNGENDSSSNLRQTFMNSMILSGDVTAAVDPNYPNVHERQNAVLFNHGVGISKFTGSNGKYSCNDANAEFTAKVIRIFDTAGVFWQMGELGKVDEGGGGTIAYILANLGAEVIDCGTGLMGMHSLYELCSKADLYSTFAGYKAFLIAK from the coding sequence ATGAAAGCAACCAAAAACAAAGCCAAAAACACTCTAACGTATGAGCGGAAAAACTTCTGGAAAGAAGCTTCCGCCGCGAAAATCAGAGAAGCCCAGGCATTCGCAGGGCCTTACAAGGAATTTCTGAACAAAGCCAAGACCGAGCGCGAAACCGTACTCTGGACGGAAGCCCTGCTCAAGGCGAACAAGTTTCAACCCCTGACCGCCGCCAAGGCCGGAAAACGCGTCTATTCCATCTTTCGCGGCAAGACCATCGCCATGGCCGTGATCGGCAGCGAGCCCGTTAGCCACGGAGTGAACATGGTTGCCGCGCACGTTGACGCACCCAGGGTGGACCTCAAGCAAAACCCGCTCTACGAGGATAAAAACAGCGACATGGCCTGCATGCGCACCCACTATTACGGCGGAATCAAGAAATACCAGTGGGTATCCACACCGCTGGCGCTGCACGGCGTCATCGTGAAAGCCGATGGCTCGTTGCTGAATGTCTGCATCGGCGAAGATGAAGGCGACCCGGTCTTTATCATTCCGGACCTGCTGCCCCATCTGGCCCGCAAGGAACAGTACACCAAGAATCTGGCAGACGCCATCGACGCCTCGAGGATGAACCTGATCTTCAGCGGCATGCAGGAACCGGACAAAGAGGAAAAAGAAGCCCTCAAAGCCTATGCCCTCAAGCTTTTGAACAAGAAGTACGGAATTGTCGAGCAGGACTTCATCTCCGCCGAACTGCAGTTGGTGCCGGCTACTCCGGCCCGGGACGCTGGCTTTGACGCCTCGATGGTGGTGGGCTATGGCCAAGACGACCGCATCTGCGCCTACGCCGGGTTGCAGGCCATGCTGGCCAATCTGGACGCCAAACCCAAACGCACCATGGTGGTCTATTTCTCTGATAAGGAGGAAGTTGGAAGCCAGGGCAACACCGGAGCCCAGTCCGTCTTCATCCAGGATTTCGTAGCCTCCCTTCTCCGGCACAACGGCGAAAATGACAGCAGTTCGAACCTGCGCCAGACCTTTATGAACTCCATGATCCTCTCCGGGGACGTGACCGCGGCCGTGGATCCCAACTATCCAAACGTGCACGAGCGCCAGAACGCTGTGCTTTTCAACCACGGCGTCGGCATCTCCAAATTCACCGGCAGTAACGGCAAATACAGCTGCAACGACGCCAACGCTGAATTCACCGCCAAAGTTATTCGCATCTTTGACACGGCCGGGGTTTTCTGGCAGATGGGCGAACTGGGCAAGGTGGATGAAGGCGGTGGCGGCACCATCGCTTACATTTTGGCCAACCTGGGCGCAGAAGTGATAGACTGCGGCACAGGCCTGATGGGCATGCATTCGCTTTACGAGCTGTGCAGCAAAGCCGACCTGTATTCCACTTTCGCAGGATACAAAGCATTTCTGATTGCTAAATAG
- a CDS encoding Omp28-related outer membrane protein, with amino-acid sequence MRKTTLLFLALLGLLPALCALPRELVVVEVVTGTWCQYCPGAAMACHDLLQNGHPVAVIKNHTGDAFTNQYSEARNNFYNPTGVPTAWFDGLNPSSGGSATQSLYTTYLPRVTARLGVPSHFTISAQGTQEGPQVHLSVTVTKPETDSNTNVKLHAVLTESNIAFPWQNQTTLENVNRLMLPDQNGTDINLSTGGSTTINLSFTPNPAWQLANCEMIFFLQNMNSKEILQAVKYPLADLAGYYPLSTNTLDFPDTYLSGAATLPLTITNYLDTPVSGTITSDNPVFTCSVTNFSIPGSSSLTATVTFTPAAVQTYAGNLTVSSNLHNHPNLSVTLSGTGYSNLAPTVENLQVTGPPVLYQQQFASYDFIDADGDAEGNTAYQWYRFINDIPQAIANANEVVYRAVNEDLGYPIAIQVTPVDENGMAGMPVMSPPTLPIEVLPPPQNLQGTCIPPDTVQLSWETPQHFGLRGLAGYRIYRDSNSISSLSDPGILSFSDTGVSLGTHEYWVRSVFDDPPMLSGPSNTVSVMVSVATDDQLAPVEVGVRVSPNPFHGGTGISIKSEAGARVEFAIYNIRGQLVKNVNLTADNAGKAGFTWDGTDAQGSPVNSGVYQYRMSSAGRFRTGRVVLIR; translated from the coding sequence ATGCGTAAAACAACCCTGCTTTTCCTGGCTTTGCTGGGGCTGCTGCCAGCTTTGTGTGCACTACCCCGCGAACTGGTGGTGGTGGAGGTTGTCACGGGGACCTGGTGCCAGTATTGCCCCGGCGCCGCCATGGCCTGCCACGACCTGTTGCAAAACGGGCATCCGGTTGCCGTCATCAAGAACCACACCGGCGACGCCTTCACCAACCAGTATTCCGAGGCCCGCAACAACTTTTACAACCCCACCGGAGTCCCCACAGCCTGGTTTGACGGCCTGAACCCAAGTTCCGGAGGCAGCGCCACCCAATCCCTCTACACCACATACCTGCCCAGGGTGACAGCCCGGCTGGGCGTGCCTTCCCACTTCACGATCAGTGCCCAGGGCACTCAGGAGGGACCCCAAGTCCATTTGTCCGTGACGGTTACCAAGCCGGAGACGGACAGCAATACAAACGTGAAGCTGCACGCCGTCCTCACAGAATCCAACATCGCTTTCCCCTGGCAAAACCAGACAACGCTGGAAAACGTCAACCGGCTCATGTTGCCGGATCAGAACGGAACAGACATCAACCTCAGCACCGGAGGCTCCACCACCATCAACCTCAGCTTCACCCCGAATCCAGCCTGGCAACTGGCCAATTGCGAGATGATCTTCTTCTTGCAGAACATGAATTCCAAGGAAATCCTCCAGGCAGTGAAGTACCCCCTGGCTGACCTGGCGGGCTACTATCCGCTTTCCACCAACACCCTGGACTTTCCGGACACCTACCTTTCCGGAGCGGCCACCCTTCCGCTGACGATCACGAACTACCTTGACACCCCGGTTTCCGGCACAATCACCAGCGACAATCCGGTCTTTACCTGCAGCGTGACGAACTTCAGCATCCCCGGTTCTTCATCCCTCACTGCCACCGTTACTTTCACCCCCGCCGCAGTTCAAACCTACGCAGGGAACCTCACCGTCAGCAGTAACCTCCACAACCACCCAAACCTCAGCGTTACACTTTCCGGGACTGGATATTCCAACCTGGCCCCGACTGTTGAAAACCTCCAGGTCACGGGGCCACCGGTTCTGTATCAACAGCAGTTTGCCAGCTATGATTTCATCGACGCGGACGGTGATGCCGAAGGCAACACCGCTTATCAGTGGTACAGGTTCATAAATGATATTCCCCAGGCCATTGCCAACGCGAACGAGGTGGTTTACAGGGCCGTGAATGAAGATTTGGGCTATCCCATAGCCATCCAGGTGACCCCGGTGGACGAAAACGGAATGGCTGGAATGCCGGTAATGAGCCCTCCCACCCTTCCCATCGAGGTGCTGCCGCCACCTCAAAACCTGCAGGGGACCTGCATCCCGCCCGACACCGTGCAGCTAAGCTGGGAAACGCCCCAACATTTTGGCTTAAGAGGCCTGGCAGGCTACCGCATTTACCGTGACAGCAACAGCATCTCCAGCCTCTCAGATCCGGGCATCCTCTCTTTCAGCGACACCGGGGTTTCCCTCGGCACCCATGAATACTGGGTCCGCTCGGTCTTTGACGATCCCCCGATGCTTTCCGGCCCGTCCAACACTGTCTCCGTGATGGTCAGCGTGGCCACAGACGACCAGCTGGCCCCCGTGGAAGTTGGGGTGAGGGTTTCCCCAAATCCCTTCCACGGCGGCACCGGGATAAGCATCAAAAGCGAAGCCGGGGCCAGAGTGGAATTTGCCATTTACAACATCCGCGGCCAGTTGGTGAAAAACGTGAACCTCACCGCGGACAATGCAGGAAAGGCAGGCTTCACCTGGGACGGAACTGATGCCCAAGGCAGCCCTGTGAACAGCGGTGTTTACCAATACCGGATGTCCAGCGCCGGCAGGTTCAGGACCGGCCGCGTCGTCCTTATCAGGTAA
- a CDS encoding tetratricopeptide repeat protein, whose amino-acid sequence MRKTLFALLIVMLALSACVSNKTFKAQQAKVQIMEARQNNQDAELEMARKDIINNREKLDQLIIRLNSVDEQLQVLEPMQDEIVNSATALVNLQGEVAAISGQLNEAIAANAKLEQKLTALTTDTNETFDAYSDYLKQMKDSQSGFATKEEVAQLTEESTRLAQVLDDLTAEVESIALFMDEQDAILEQLGEFAENQAAFNEGINLEKEAMAELQASQTTLTEDQQKSAAQEKEAIWTEITRIRGELTKSQNELTAIRQTLSSDVEGLKKDRTQVMTEMSELRERVYAVNSDLTSLTTDLQSVITKERTAAEKRRLEAINKQYKAALAEYNRGRHENSIVLFEEFLKANPDCELSPNAYYWIGENYYSAGNYPKALRQFQEVVDRYQGHDKAWDAQLKIGLTYFQMQDYESTYNELMVIKNYNPGYPQMKIVDKYLKRI is encoded by the coding sequence ATGAGAAAAACGTTATTCGCGCTGCTGATCGTGATGCTGGCATTGTCAGCCTGCGTAAGCAACAAGACTTTCAAGGCGCAACAAGCCAAGGTCCAGATCATGGAGGCCCGGCAGAACAATCAGGACGCCGAACTGGAAATGGCGCGCAAAGATATCATCAATAATAGGGAGAAGCTCGACCAACTGATCATCAGGCTAAACAGCGTGGACGAGCAGTTGCAGGTGCTGGAACCGATGCAGGACGAAATCGTGAACTCAGCCACGGCTCTGGTGAACCTCCAGGGTGAAGTGGCAGCCATCAGCGGCCAGCTAAACGAGGCCATCGCGGCCAACGCCAAGCTGGAGCAGAAACTCACCGCCCTCACCACCGATACCAACGAGACCTTCGACGCCTATTCTGATTACCTCAAACAGATGAAGGACTCCCAGTCCGGCTTTGCCACCAAAGAAGAAGTAGCCCAATTGACAGAGGAAAGCACCAGGCTTGCCCAAGTTTTGGATGACTTGACCGCCGAAGTCGAATCCATCGCCCTCTTTATGGACGAGCAGGACGCCATTCTGGAGCAACTGGGTGAATTCGCTGAAAACCAGGCTGCCTTCAACGAGGGCATCAACCTCGAAAAAGAGGCCATGGCTGAGTTACAAGCCTCACAGACTACCCTTACCGAAGACCAGCAAAAGAGCGCCGCCCAGGAAAAAGAAGCAATTTGGACCGAAATCACCCGTATCCGCGGTGAACTCACCAAATCCCAAAACGAGCTTACCGCCATCCGCCAGACCCTGAGTTCCGACGTGGAAGGACTCAAAAAAGACAGAACGCAAGTGATGACCGAGATGAGCGAATTACGCGAACGGGTCTATGCCGTCAACAGCGACCTCACCAGCCTCACCACCGACCTGCAGTCTGTGATCACGAAAGAACGGACCGCGGCAGAAAAACGCCGCCTGGAAGCCATTAACAAGCAGTACAAGGCAGCCCTTGCAGAATACAACAGAGGCCGGCACGAAAACTCCATCGTGCTCTTTGAGGAATTCCTGAAAGCCAATCCCGATTGTGAACTCAGCCCCAACGCCTACTACTGGATCGGCGAGAATTATTACAGCGCCGGCAACTACCCCAAAGCGCTACGCCAGTTCCAGGAAGTGGTGGACCGCTATCAGGGCCACGACAAGGCTTGGGACGCCCAGTTGAAGATCGGCCTTACCTATTTCCAGATGCAGGACTATGAATCCACTTACAACGAACTGATGGTAATCAAAAACTACAATCCCGGCTATCCTCAGATGAAGATAGTGGATAAGTATCTGAAGAGAATCTGA
- the nadD gene encoding nicotinate (nicotinamide) nucleotide adenylyltransferase encodes MICQALLGGSFDPVHNGHLHIAREILRSGIAQTVVFLPNARHNFKRDSVLLDYRRRRELVAAVLEPGMEVWDDDAQGSGYTADLLKHLYQKHPDHVFLWVIGSDNIAGLPRWYDFQWLKANARFLIIPRPGHSADEKILKRIRRNTLKISPSEVSSTLVRDRIKAGEPITDLVPERIAKRVLRLYKPLLTGHAR; translated from the coding sequence ATGATTTGCCAGGCCTTGCTCGGAGGCAGCTTCGACCCCGTTCACAACGGACATCTGCACATCGCCAGGGAAATCTTGCGGAGCGGCATCGCCCAGACTGTTGTCTTCCTGCCCAATGCCAGACACAACTTCAAGCGGGACAGCGTGTTGCTTGACTACCGGCGCCGCCGCGAACTGGTGGCCGCCGTGCTGGAACCGGGCATGGAAGTTTGGGATGACGACGCCCAAGGCAGCGGCTATACTGCCGACCTGCTCAAACACCTTTACCAGAAGCATCCGGACCACGTTTTCCTCTGGGTGATCGGTTCCGACAACATCGCTGGACTGCCCCGCTGGTATGACTTCCAATGGCTCAAAGCCAACGCGCGGTTTCTAATCATTCCCCGCCCGGGCCATTCCGCCGACGAAAAAATCCTCAAGCGCATCCGCCGCAACACCTTGAAGATCAGCCCCAGTGAGGTGTCCTCCACCCTTGTCCGCGACCGGATCAAGGCCGGAGAGCCCATCACGGACCTGGTTCCGGAGCGGATCGCGAAACGCGTGCTGAGACTGTACAAGCCGCTTCTGACCGGCCATGCCCGCTAA
- a CDS encoding hemolysin III family protein, translated as MPAKNKPRKPKGSSWLDRIPLPTKQSLGEEIANSITHGTGVGLSIAALVILVVFAARKGDTWKIASFSVYGATLIILYLASTLYHAITHPGLKRFFRVLDHCSIFLLIAGTYTPVTIGVMRGAWGWTLFGVIWALAIVGINLKIFALDRRKKLSLLIYLLMGWMIVIAVKPLLSYLEPASLIWLFVGGACYTLGIIFFVLKKLPFAHSVWHLFVLGGSICHFFAMLNLVA; from the coding sequence ATGCCCGCTAAAAACAAGCCCCGCAAACCAAAGGGCTCCAGCTGGCTTGACCGGATACCCCTGCCCACCAAACAAAGTTTGGGCGAGGAAATCGCCAACAGCATCACCCACGGCACCGGAGTCGGGCTCAGCATCGCCGCTCTGGTGATTCTGGTCGTGTTTGCCGCCCGGAAGGGAGATACCTGGAAGATCGCCTCCTTCAGCGTTTACGGCGCCACTCTGATCATCCTTTACCTCGCATCCACCCTCTATCACGCCATCACCCATCCCGGCCTCAAGCGCTTTTTCCGTGTTCTCGACCACTGCTCCATATTTCTTTTGATAGCGGGCACTTACACCCCCGTGACCATCGGTGTGATGCGCGGAGCCTGGGGCTGGACGCTGTTTGGCGTTATCTGGGCTCTGGCGATCGTTGGCATCAACCTGAAAATCTTCGCTCTCGACCGCAGGAAAAAGCTCTCCCTTCTCATTTATCTGCTGATGGGGTGGATGATCGTTATTGCCGTGAAGCCGCTTCTGAGCTATCTGGAACCCGCTTCCCTCATCTGGCTGTTCGTCGGCGGGGCCTGCTACACCCTCGGCATAATTTTCTTTGTGCTGAAAAAACTGCCCTTCGCCCACAGCGTCTGGCACCTCTTCGTGCTGGGAGGCAGCATCTGCCACTTTTTCGCGATGCTTAACCTGGTGGCATGA